A portion of the Canis aureus isolate CA01 chromosome 32, VMU_Caureus_v.1.0, whole genome shotgun sequence genome contains these proteins:
- the CCDC32 gene encoding coiled-coil domain-containing protein 32 — MKMFESIDSTTTRSGPDLWAEICSCLPKPDQEDGANNAFSDSFMDSYPAGTGHREAPDFAVQPATKPWAPLQDSEVYLASLEKKLRRIKGLNQEVTSKDMLRTLAQAKKECWDRFLQEKLASEFFVDGLDSDESTLEHFKRWLQPDKVAISTEEVQYLIPPESQVEKPAAGDKPAATEQ; from the exons atgaaaatgtttgagaGCATTGACTCTACAACCACAAGATCTGGCCCTGATCTTTGGGCTGAAATCTGCTCCTGTTTACCAAAACCTGACCAAGAAGATGGTGCCAATAATGCCTTCTCAGACTCCTTTATGGATTCATACCCTGCGGGTACAGGCCACAGGGAAGCCCCAGATTTTGCTGTTCAGCCAGCTACAAAGCCTTGGGCTCCCTTGCAGGATTCAGAAGTGTATTTAGCATCTCTAG agaagaaactgagaagAATCAAAGGTTTAAATCAGGAAGTGACTTCCAAGGACATGCTTCGAACCTTGGCCCAAGCCAAGAAGGAATGCTGGGATCGGTTCCTCCAGGAGAAGTTAGCATCAGAGTTCTTTGTGGATGGACTTGATTCTGATGAGAG CACCTTGGAACATTTCAAGAGGTGGCTCCAGCCAGATAAAGTAGCCATCAGTACAGAGGAGGTCCAGTATCTGATTCCTCCAGAATCCCAGGTTGAAAAGCCAGCAGCCGGGGACAAGCCAGCGGCAACGGAACaataa
- the RPUSD2 gene encoding pseudouridylate synthase RPUSD2: protein MWLGRHRWFPVLLQGSLTLRRLGPARTWGGCRGQMAETFSTGAEAATELKAPAQQNGDASGDARGERPAGSRKPVGWGVEPAREDGKQTPLSEEQASVAASGPGKRKKRRDATRERVVPPPKKRRAGVSFGDEHFAETSYYFEGGLRKVRPYYFDFQTYCKGRWVGHSLLHVFSTEFRAQPLSYYEAAVRAGRLHLNEEPVQDLSIMLKDNDFLRNRVHRHEPPVTAEPVRLLAENEDVVVVDKPSSIPVHPCGRFRHNTVIFILGKEHQLKELHPLHRLDRLTSGVLMFAKTAAVSERIHEQVRDRQLEKEYVCRVEGEFPTEEVTCKEPILVVSYKVGVCRVDTRGKPCETVFQRLSYNGHSSVVRCRPLTGRTHQIRVHLQFLGHPILNDPIYNSVAWGPSRGRGGHIPKTDEELLRDLVAEHQAKQSLDVLDLCEGDLPPGLIDSTAPSSEVGKDHIEELAASAQKMDGAVEATPQDLDTMTLAPGKAAETDVVNQEIDPLCAECRLVRQDPLPQDLVMFLHALCYKGPGFEYFSPMPAWAQDDWQED, encoded by the exons ATGTGGCTGGGCCGCCACCGGTGGTTCCCAGTTCTTCTGCAGGGGAGCCTCACCCTCCGTCGCCTCGGCCCTGCCAGGACTTGGGGTGGTTGTAGGGGTCAGATGGCGGAAACATTCTCGACTGGGGCCGAGGCAGCGACTGAGCTGAAGGCTCCGGCTCAACAAAACGGAGACGCTAGTGGCGACGCGAGGGGCGAGCGACCCGCCGGGAGCCGGAAGCCTGTGGGCTGGGGAGTGGAGCCGGCCCGGGAAGACGGGAAGCAGACCCCACTGAGCGAGGAACAGGCCTCGGTTGCAGCTTCGGGCCCAGGCAAGCGTAAGAAGCGACGGGACGCCACCCGGGAGCGCGTCGTGCCACCCCCGAAGAAGCGGCGGGCAGGGGTGAGCTTCGGCGATGAGCACTTTGCAGAGACCAGCTACTACTTCGAGGGCGGCCTGCGCAAAGTGCGGCCTTATTACTTTGACTTCCAGACCTACTGCAAAGGCCGCTGGGTGGGGCACAGCTTGCTGCACGTCTTCAGCACCGAATTCCGAGCCCAGCCCCTGTCCTACTATGAGGCTGCAGTCCGGGCGGGGCGCCTGCACCTCAACGAGGAGCCGGTACAGGACCTCAGCATTATGCTCAAG GACAATGACTTCTTGCGGAACAGAGTGCACAGGCATGAGCCACCAGTCACAGCAGAGCCTGTCCGCCTGCTAGCTGAGAATGAGGATGTGGTGGTTGTAGACAAGCCTTCTTCCATTCCTGTCCATCCTTGTGGCCGCTTCCGACACAACACTGTCATCTTCATCCTGGGCAAGGAGCACCAACTCAAGGAGCTACACCCATTGCATCGGCTTGACCGCCTTACCTCGGGGGTACTCATGTTTGCCAAGACAGCGGCTGTCTCAGAGAGAATTCATGAGCAAGTTCGGGACCGGCAG CTGGAGAAGGAGTATGTGTGCCGGGTTGAGGGGGAGTTCCCCACGGAGGAAGTGACCTGCAAGGAGCCCATCTTGGTGGTATCTTACAAGGTAGGAGTGTGCCGTGTAGATACTCGGGGCAAGCCCTGTGAGACAGTGTTCCAGAGACTAAGCTACAATGGCCACTCCAGTGTGGTGAGATGCCGGCCTCTCACGGGCCGCACTCACCAGATCCGAGTTCACCTCCAGTTTCTGGGCCACCCCATCCTCAATGACCCCATCTACAACTCAGTTGCCTGGGGCCCCTCCCGGGGACGAGGTGGCCACATTCCCAAGACAGATGAGGAACTGCTTCGGGACCTTGTGGCAGAGCACCAAGCCAAACAGAGTCTGGATGTGCTAGATCTCTGTGAGGGCGATCTGCCCCCAGGACTCATAGACTCTACAGCTCCCTCCTCAGAGGTGGGCAAGGACCACATAGAAGAGTTGGCTGCATCTGCCCAGAAGATGGATGGAGCAGTTGAGGCAACCCCTCAGGATCTGGACACAATGACCTTGGCACCAGGGAAGGCAGCTGAAACAGATGTTGTGAATCAAGAGATAGACCCCCTCTGTGCAGAGTGCCGGTTGGTGCGACAAGACCCCTTGCCCCAGGACCTTGTGATGTTCCTGCATGCTCTGTGCTATAAAGGGCCAGGGTTTGAGTACTTTTCACCCATGCCTGCCTGGGCACAGGATGATTGGCAAGAAGACTGA